The following coding sequences lie in one Peromyscus maniculatus bairdii isolate BWxNUB_F1_BW_parent chromosome 3, HU_Pman_BW_mat_3.1, whole genome shotgun sequence genomic window:
- the Cdkn1b gene encoding cyclin-dependent kinase inhibitor 1B — MACSAPRTALPSLPHSLKPLVHCRARAEAVVHTRPGRKMSNVRVSNGSPSLERMDARQAEHPKPSACRNLFGPVNHEELTRDLEKHCRDMEEASQRKWNFDFQNHKPLEGRYEWQEVEKGSLPEFYYRPPRPPKGACKVPAQESQDINGSRQALPLIGSQANSEDRHLADQMPNPSDSPAGLAEQCPGMRKRPAADDSSSQNKRTNRTEENVSDGSLNAGSVEQTPKKPGLRRHQT; from the exons aGCGCGAGCGGAGGCGGTGGTCCACACCCGCCCGGGGAGGAAGATGTCAAACGTACGAGTATCTAACGGGAGCCCGAGCCTGGAGAGGATGGACGCTAGACAAGCGGAGCACCCCAAGCCCTCCGCCTGCAGAAACCTCTTCGGCCCGGTCAATCACGAAGAGCTAACCCGGGACTTGGAGAAGCACTGCCGAGATATGGAAGAAGCGAGTCAGCGCAAGTGGAATTTCGACTTTCAGAATCACAAGCCCCTGGAGGGCAGATACGAGTGGCAGGAGGTGGAGAAGGGCAGCTTGCCGGAGTTCTACTACAGACCCCCGCGCCCCCCCAAGGGCGCCTGCAAGGTGCCGGCGCAGGAGAGCCAGGATATCAACGGGAGCCGCCAGGCGCTGCCTCTAATTGGGTCTCAGGCAAACTCTGAGGACCGGCATTTGGCGGACCAAATGCCTAACCCGTCAGACAGTCCAGCGGGGTTAGCGGAGCAGTGCCCAGGGATGAGGAAGCGACCTGCCGCAGACG ATTCTTCTTCGCAAAACAAAAGGAccaacagaacagaagaaaatgtttcaGACGGTTCCCTGAACGCCGGCTCTGTGGAGCAGACGCCCAAGAAGCCCGGCCTCCGAAGACACCAGACGTAA